A genomic window from Micromonospora violae includes:
- a CDS encoding MBL fold metallo-hydrolase, with protein MVDWYTRADVDRDVIRVTEPHVNELLSANFWWLRGTDRDIVIDAGLGVVALRHAIPGMFERDPLVVLTHAHLDHVGGAPEFGDRAAHPAEAGLLAAGVPASLYGPELYDKLGIDAGGEAVPELMIDALPDPGYDPAGYRIEPMGLSRLLDDGDRIDLGGRVLTVLHLPGHTPGSIALLEERTGTLYSGDIIYEGALIDDLPNSDVAAYRRSMAFLVDLDVSVVHPGHGRSFDRARLRQLAEAYLRRTAANSAHDKS; from the coding sequence ATGGTCGACTGGTATACGCGGGCCGACGTGGACCGCGACGTCATCCGGGTCACGGAACCGCACGTCAACGAGCTGCTCTCGGCGAACTTCTGGTGGCTGCGGGGCACCGACCGGGACATCGTGATCGACGCCGGTCTCGGTGTCGTTGCCCTGCGGCACGCGATTCCGGGCATGTTCGAGCGGGACCCGCTGGTCGTGCTCACCCACGCGCACCTCGATCATGTCGGTGGGGCGCCCGAGTTCGGTGACCGGGCCGCCCACCCGGCCGAGGCGGGGCTCCTGGCGGCAGGTGTGCCGGCGAGCCTGTACGGCCCGGAGCTCTACGACAAGCTGGGCATCGACGCGGGCGGCGAAGCCGTTCCCGAGCTCATGATCGACGCGCTGCCCGATCCCGGCTACGACCCGGCTGGCTACCGCATCGAACCCATGGGCCTGAGCCGCCTGCTCGACGACGGCGACCGGATCGACCTGGGCGGACGGGTGCTGACCGTGCTGCACCTCCCCGGCCACACACCGGGGAGCATCGCCCTGCTGGAGGAGCGCACCGGGACGCTGTACTCCGGCGACATCATCTACGAGGGCGCCCTGATCGACGATCTGCCGAACTCCGACGTGGCCGCCTACCGGCGCAGCATGGCGTTCCTCGTCGACCTCGACGTCTCCGTTGTCCATCCCGGCCACGGGCGCAGCTTCGACAGGGCGCGCCTTCGCCAACTGGCCGAGGCCTACCTGCGGAGGACGGCCGCCAACTCCGCCCATGACAAAAGCTGA
- a CDS encoding TMEM175 family protein has translation MTAFSDGVFAIAVTLLVLEIQPPHDFGHLLRGLGALWPSYLAYMLSFLLIGQVWVNHHVMFDRVRHVDRGVLVLNTLLLMVIAFLPFSTSLLAEALRAKQGLRPSVVVYGGTLWTAAALFNIIWAHLRRTELLDPDLGPFGVRAIGRRFALALVWIGSGVLVGAFVPIAGVVIIAAFLPAYYLPIRGEYGEDDRPPADN, from the coding sequence TTGACGGCTTTCAGCGACGGTGTCTTCGCGATCGCCGTGACGCTTCTCGTGCTGGAGATCCAACCGCCCCACGACTTCGGGCACCTCCTGCGAGGGCTCGGTGCGCTGTGGCCCTCGTACCTGGCCTACATGCTCAGCTTCCTGCTCATCGGGCAGGTGTGGGTCAATCACCACGTCATGTTCGACCGCGTCCGGCACGTCGACCGAGGGGTCCTGGTCCTCAACACGCTCCTCCTGATGGTCATCGCGTTCCTGCCGTTCTCCACGTCACTGCTCGCCGAGGCGCTGCGCGCTAAGCAGGGGCTACGCCCGTCGGTCGTCGTCTACGGCGGCACACTGTGGACCGCTGCGGCCCTCTTCAACATCATTTGGGCCCACCTGCGCCGCACCGAACTGCTGGACCCCGACCTCGGCCCGTTCGGCGTTCGGGCCATCGGCCGCCGATTCGCGCTCGCACTGGTCTGGATCGGCTCCGGCGTTCTCGTCGGCGCGTTCGTGCCGATCGCCGGCGTCGTCATCATCGCGGCCTTCCTGCCCGCCTACTACCTGCCCATTCGTGGCGAGTACGGCGAGGACGACCGCCCGCCGGCCGACAACTAG